A genomic segment from Colletotrichum higginsianum IMI 349063 chromosome 5, whole genome shotgun sequence encodes:
- a CDS encoding Glucoamylase — translation MSKTSRVLWFAGLVANVAATDLEGFITQQRGIALESALNNIGSNGSWVPGASAGVVVASPSKADPDYFYTWTRDAALTMKMIVDELIFGHKELQIYVEDYYRSQAVLQTVTNPSGSFLPSGRGLGEAKYTVNGSRFNGAWGRPQRDGPALRAITLITYSHWLLDNGEQAKAKDIIWPIIANDLSYTGQYWNSTGFDLWEEVLGSSFFTTQNQYRALVEGASLAKSLGVECTGCELAPDVLCFLQSFWNGNEGYYTANTNTQVQRSGKDANVMLGSISVFDITASCEDPSIQPCHSRSLSSFKVLVDSFRNASLYPINEGISQDKGVALGRYTEDIYFNGNPWYLITLGAAEFLYDALAQWDAQGHIKVDATSLPFFADLYPSVREIAYHKNSNASGAYTSITGAVRAYADSFIEVAQKYTPANGSLAEQFDKATGAPLSARDLTWSYASFITMAERRAGQYPPSWVPASVEVPATCAASSTTGVYVPAVAAGAPDVTGTCTHPVTFLVNATTYFGENLYILGDIADFGSWNVENAQPMTASGYTAERPLWSAEVELPGGQNISYVYVRRQNCDQGYIYEETNRTLTVPPCNSTQKVATDDAWVGRQGSSGSC, via the exons ATGTCAAAGACCTCAAGGGTTCTCTGGttcgccggcctcgttgCCAACGTCGCCGCTACAGACCTCGAGGGGTTCATCACCCAGCAGAGGGGCATCGCTCTTGAGAGCGCTCTGAACAACATCGGTTCCAATGGTTCCTGGGTCCCAGGTGCCAGCGCTGGCGTCGTTGTAGCCAGCCCATCCAAGGCTGACCCCGACT ATTTCTACACCTGGACACGTGATGCCGCGTTGACAATGAAGATGAttgtcgacgagctcatTTTCGGCCACAAGGAGCTTCAGATCTACGTCGAGGACTACTACCGCTCCCAGGCTGTTCTGCAGACCGTCACGAATCCTTCTGGGTCCTTCCTGCCGTCTGGCCGCGGTCTGGGCGAGGCCAAGTACACCGTCAATGGCTCACGCTTCAACGGCGCATGGGGTCGTCCACAGAGAGACGGCCCGGCATTGCGGGCCATTACCCTCATCACCTACTCCCACTGGCTTCTGGACAACGGTGAGCAAGCCAAGGCCAAAGACATCATCTGGCCCATCATTGCCAACGATCTGTCCTATACCGGCCAGTACTG GAACTCGACGGGCTTCGATCTCTGGGAGGAGGTCTTAGGCTCCAGCTTCTTCACGACCCAGAACCAATACCGCGCCCTTGTCGAGGGTGCATCGCTCGCGAAGTCTCTCGGCGTCGAGTGCACAGGGTGTGAGCTGGCACCCGACGTCTTGTGCTTCCTTCAATCGTTCTGGAACGGCAACGAGGGGTACTACaccgccaacaccaacacTCAAGTTCAGCGCTCAGGCAAGGACGCCAACGTCATGCTGGGGTCCATCTCCGTCTTCGACATCACCGCCAGTTGCGAAGACCCGTCAATCCAGCCATGCCACAGCCGATCATTGAGCAGCTTCAAGGTGTTGGTCGACTCTTTCCGCAACGCAAGTCTATACCCCATCAACGAGGGCATTTCCCAGGACAAGGGCGTTGCTCTTGGCCGCTACACCGAGGACATTTATTTTAACGGAAATCCTTG GTACCTCATCACCCTCGGTGCCGCCGAGTTCCTTTACGATGCATTGGCCCAGTGGGATGCGCAGGGCCATATCAAGGTAGACGCGACCTCactgcccttcttcgccgactTGTACCCGTCCGTCAGGGAGATAGCCTACCACAAGAACAGCAACGCATCTGGCGCCTACACCAGcatcaccggcgccgtcaGGGCCTATGCCGACTCCTTCATCGAAGTCGCACAAAAGTACACTCCTGCCAATGGCTCTCTCGCCGAGCAATTCGACAAGGCAACGGGCGCCCCCCTCTCGGCACGCGACCTCACCTGGTCCTACGCCTCTTTCATCACTATGGCCGAGCGCCGTGCCGGCCAGTACCCCCCCAGCTGGGTACCCGCCTCGGTCGAAGTGCCGGCTacctgcgccgcctcctcaACCACGGGCGTTTACGTCCCCGCCGTGGCGGCCGGCGCGCCTGATGTGACTGGCACCTGCACCCACCCCGTAACGTTCCTCGTCAACGCTACGACCTACTTCGGGGAGAATCTCTACATCCTCGGAGACATCGCCGATTTCGGCTCGTGGAACGTCGAGAACGCACAGCCCATGACGGCATCCGGCTACACGGCCGAAAGGCCGTTGTGGagcgccgaggtcgagctgCCCGGTGGTCAGAACATAAGCTACGTCTACGTGAGGCGCCAGAATTGCGATCAGGGCTACATCTACGAGGAGACGAACCGCACGCTGACGGTGCCCCCCTGCAATTCGACACAAAAGGTGGCGACGGACGACGCCTGGGTGGGCCGTCAAGGATCGAGTGGCAGCTGCTAG
- a CDS encoding Fungal specific transcription factor domain-containing protein has translation MSGEAQLPPPPRAPPPPEPDPMAAMKLTRGTSCVLCQQRKVRCDKNKPCANCVKARVECRVIPPQPPRRRKKRLQERDLVDRLKKYENLLAENGVKFDPIAANIKSLDRNSIHMDDDNQIDDDADLANDFEGLKTSPEGSTSPSVAGSRRSQSDKASEELLRDSSEDEVDGSTIHHAFDKMYDNQDGFPFIVGSRNASVTHLHPPPIQIFQLWQIYINNVNPLLKITHVPTVQGLIIEASANLEKVPKSVESLMFAIYLMAVTSLEDAEVAKMFNEPKPTVLSTFHTGLQQALVNAGFMRTSDTMVLQAYMLYLIGVRMFVDPRQIFCLVGIAVRIGQRMGLHRDAAAFGLSPYEVEQRRRLWWTIVGYDRRIGEMTGSTVTALSTAGDCKLPLNINDTDLHVNGKDAPTPHQGVTEMLFVLIRTELAMAISIDTMRDPQRHGDKDGVPGSAAAPRPVPTVRMAGQDQSYTLDGFFAHIEGTYLKWCDPKIPLHFFTLTMTRQALCKMRVISFLVRMGNGEATTLADHERDTLFLEAIQMIEYDNVVQAADSLQGYKWYTYLHFPFPAYMFLVTELRHRLTGPMVERAWDAIAENHDRRGLMSTLHSPMHIAFGNLFIKAWDAHEAGQQQIGKPVQEPMWITRLRQRAEKMGKKQRSGQPGPEMGVGIPQPAARVAPVSGTSQLGSMQLPQNMMMTPPSVSAETPAMHGPPAPDNDVVDMDWSYLMQGYDMDTYAAFGGGFGGFPMNSNSMGGSSMMGNPDGSMFGN, from the exons ATGTCGGGAGAAGCCCAGCTCCCACCCCCGCCGAGGGCTCCTCCACCACCCGAACCCGACCCCATGGCAGCCATGAAGCTTACCAGGGGCACCTCGTGTGTGTTGTGCCAGCAAAGAAAGGTGCGCTGCGACAAGAACAAGCCGTGTGCCAACTGCGTTAAGGCCAGGGTAGAGTGCCGGGTGATACCCCCGCAACCACCAAGACGGCGGAAGAAGCGTCTCCAGGAGCGGGATCTCGTTGACCGACTCAAAAAGTACGAGAACCTTTTGGCCGAGAATGGCGTCAAATTCGATCCCATCGCCGCGAACATCAAGTCTTTGGACAGGAACTCGATCCACATGGACGACGATAATCAaatcgacgacgatgccgacctGGCAAACGACTTTGAAGGACTGAAGACCTCCCCCGAGGGAAGCACATCCCCTTCTGTGGCAGGGAGCCGAAGATCGCAGTCCGATAA GGCCAGCGAGGAACTGCTCAGGGATTCGTCGGAAGACGAGGTTGATGGTTCAACGATACACCATGCCTTTGACAAGATGTACGACAACCAAGATGGTTTCCCGTTCATTGTAGGCAGTCGGAATGCCTCTGTAACGCACCTCCACCCGCCACCCATCCAAATCTTCCAACTCTGGCAGATCTACATTAACAATGTCAACCCCCTCCTGAAAATTACACATGTGCCTACAGTCCAGGGTCTTATCATCGAGGCGAGCGCCAACCTCGAAAAGGTCCCCAAGAGCGTTGAATCGCTCATGTTTGCCATATACCTTATGGCAGTCACCTCACTAGAGGATGCAGAGGTTGCAAAGATGTTTAACGAACCCAAGCCCACCGTCCTGTCCACTTTCCACACTGGGCTTCAGCAAGCCCTCGTCAATGCCGGTTTCATGCGCACCAGCGACACGATGGTTCTCCAGGCCTACATGCTCTATCTG ATTGGGGTTCGCATGTTCGTTGACCCGCGGCAGATATTCTGTCTTGTCGGGATCGCCGTGAGAATAGGCCAGCGAATGGGCCTTCATCGGGACGCTGCAGCGTTTGGCCTGTCGCCGTACGAGGTCGAgcagaggcggcggctgtGGTGGACGATCGTAGGCTACGACCGCCGGATAGGAGAGATGACGGGCTCGACTGTGACAGCATTGTCTACTGCCGGGGACTGCAAGCTGCCCCTGAACATCAACGATACAGACCTTCACGTCAACGGCAAAGACGCCCCGACCCCGCACCAGGGCGTGACCGAGATGCTATTCGTCCTCATCCGGACGGAGCTTGCGATGGCCATCAGCATTGACACCATGCGTGACCCCCAAAGACacggcgacaaggacggcgtCCCCGGgtctgccgccgcgccgcgacCGGTTCCGACTGTCCGCATGGCTGGCCAGGACCAATCTTACACACTCGATGGATTCTTCGCGCACATCGAGGGCACATACCTGAAGTGGTGTGATCCCAAGATCCCGCTACACTTCTTCACCCTCACCATGACGCGGCAGGCCCTGTGCAAGATGCGCGTGATCTCGTTTCTCGTGCGTATGGGTAATGGCGAGGCAACTACGCTGGCGGACCACGAGCGCGACACGCTCTTTCTCGAGGCCATCCAGATGATCGAGTACGACAATgtcgtccaggccgccgaCAGTCTGCAGGGCTACAAATGGTATACCTACCTGCACTTTCCGTTCCCGGCGTACATGTTTCTGGTGACGGAGCTACGCCACCGGCTGACGGGACCCATGGTTGAGCGCGCGTGGGATGCCATCGCCGAGAACCACGACCGACGCGGTCTCATGAGCACGCTGCACAGCCCCATGCACATCGCGTTCGGCAACCTCTTTATCAAAGCCTGGGACGCCCATGAAGCCGGGCAGCAACAAATCGGCAAACCGGTGCAGGAGCCCATGTGGATCACGCGGCTCCGGCAGCGGGCGGAGAAGATGGGGAAGAAGCAGCGCAGCGGCCAACCCGGGCCGGAGATGGGTGTCGGCATCCCGCAGCCGGCGGCACGGGTTGCGCCGGTAAGCGGGACCTCGCAGCTTGGGTCCATGCAGCTGCCACAGAATATgatgatgacgccgccgtctgTGAGTGCGGAAACGCCAGCGATGCAcggcccgccggcgcccgacAATGATGTCGTGGACATGGACTGGAGCTACCTGATGCAGGGATACGATATGGATACATATGCCGCGTTCGGAGGGGGGTTTGGGGGCTTCCCAATGAACAGTAATAGCATGGGAGGGTCGAGCATGATGGGCAACCCGGACGGAAGCATGTTTGGCAACTGA
- a CDS encoding Major facilitator superfamily transporter has translation MADTAAKPTASDGAFENREAQTSNSSTRTLTPRKSDESQEKNSRDISAPAEIANEEPKEKRTVQALAISPNESQLDVSKQPEMDEKADLEGAAPIGPPAEMDEAEENFKPRTVTFWLVILSNFVAMFLVALDRTIIATAIPRITDEFQSLGDIGWSFLSSILIFEIGSLICGVAPSSPVLIAGRAIAGVGSAGIFTGAMMVMIPMVPLHKRPMFQGIFGMVFGLASVIGPLVGGGFTGTVTWRWCFYINLPVGGVAFVFLFFMLKAPKRQPQEPATLFQHFKRLDPLGSLFFLPSIVSLLLALEWGGSEYEWNDGRIIALFVIFGVGFIAFATVQVLMPQTATVPVRIIKQRTMLAGAFFMLFLAGSMMLAVYYLPIWFQAVQGADPVDSGIYTIPLVLSIVVSSIISGGMTQKIGYYVPSMILCPSIMSVGLGLMSTFQPGISSGHWIGYQFLTGFGLGFGMQTVGLAVQAVLPKEDVSTGVSISFFSQQLGAAVFVSVGQSILSNMLVSELSGIPGLPAQAIVNTGATKLHSAVPAEFIDVVVRAYNYACTRIFLAGMGLSLATLACALCMEWRNIKKNKKQRRAKQRASQLRPGDMGA, from the exons ATGGCCGATACAGCTGCAAAGCCCACCGCGAGCGATGGCGCCTTCGAGAACCGCGAGGCCCAGACATCGAACAGCTCCACGCGGACACTGACCCCAAGAAAGAGCGACGAAAGCCAGGAGAAGAACTCGAGGGATATTTCCGCGCCGGCCGAAATTGCGAACGAGGAGCCAAAGGAAAAGCGGACGGTCCAGGCATTGGCAATATCTCCAAATGAGAGTCAGCTCGATGTTTCGAAGCAGCCAGAGATGGATGAGAAGGCAGACCTCGAGGGGGCTGCACCGATCGGGCCGCCTGCCGAGATGGATGAGGCCGAAGAGAACTTCAAGCCGAGGACTGTCACATTCTGGCTTGTCATCCTGTCCAATTTTGTGGCCATGTTCCTGGTCGCTCTGGACCGCACGATCATCGCAACAGCCATTCCCCGCATCACGGACGAGTTCCAGAGTCTGGGCGATATTGGATG GTCATTTCTTAGCAGCATCCTGATCTTCGAGATCGGTTCCCTGATTTGCGGTGTTGCGCCAAGCTCACCGGTACTCATTGCGGGCAGGGCCATTGCCGGCGTCGGATCGGCTGGCATCTTTACAGGAGCTATGATGGTCATGATTCCCATGGTCCCGTTGCACAAGAGACCAATGTTCCAAG GCATATTCGGCATGGTGTTCGGCCTGGCCTCTGTGATCGGTCCCTTGGTCGGGGGTGGATTCACGGGCACTGTGACATGGAG ATGGTGTTTCTACATCAACCTACCCGTGGGCGGCGTGGCCTTcgtcttccttttcttcaTGCTTAAAGCCCCTAAGCGGCAGCCGCAGGAGCCAGCGACGTTATTCCAGCACTTCAAGCGCCTCGACCCCCTGGGCTCGTTGTTTTTTCTCCCGTCCATTGTTTCCCTCCTTTTGGCGTTGGAGTGGGGTGGGTCGGAATACGAGTGGAACGACGGCCGCATCATCGCGCTCTTCGTCATCTTTGGTGTTGGCTTCATTGCATTTGCTACAGTCCAGGTCCTCATGCCCCAAACAGCCACAGTTCCCGTCAGGATTATCAAGCAGAGGACGATGCTGGCCGGTGCATTCTTCATGCTCTTCCTGGCTGGCTCCATGATGCTGGCCGTGTACTACCTGCCCATCTGGT TCCAAGCGGTTCAGGGGGCCGATCCCGTCGATTCGGGAATCTACACCATACCGCTGGTGCTCAGCATCGTTGTGTCTTCCATCATCTCGGGCGGTATGACACAGAAGATTGGGTACTATGTGCCGTCCATGATCCTCTGCCCATCCATCATGTCCGTCGGTCTAGGCTTGATGAGCACTTTTCAGCCAGGCATCAGCTCGGGCCATTGGATCGGGTACCAGTTCCTGACCGGCTTTGGTCTGGGCTTCGGCATGCAGACCGTCGGGCTTGCAGTGCAGGCGGTGCTCCCTAAGGAAGATGTGTCGACGGGCGTCTCGATCAGCTTCTTTTCCCAGCAGCTTGGAGCGGCCGTCTTCGTTTCGGTTGGCCAGTCCATTCTAAGTAACATGCTGGTATCTGAGCTGTCGGGCATACCTGGCTTGCCAGCTCAGGCCATCGTCAACACTGGTGCCACCAAATTGCACAGCGCAGTCCCGGCTGAGTTCATCGACGTCGTTGTCCGGGCATACAACTACGCCTGCACGCGtatcttcctcgccggcatggGGTTGTCCCTGGCGACTCTCGCCTGTGCGCTGTGCATGGAGTGGAGGAACATCAAGAAAAATAAGAAACAGCGGCGGGCGAAGCAGCGTGCCAGTCAGCTGAGACCGGGAGATATGGGGGCGTAA